The Podospora pseudocomata strain CBS 415.72m chromosome 1 map unlocalized CBS415.72m_1, whole genome shotgun sequence genome has a segment encoding these proteins:
- a CDS encoding uncharacterized protein (COG:P; COG:Q; EggNog:ENOG503P0V8) has translation MRGPRMDHPRRGIADPDLTFPEALLQLRDTIPTITNTQEVPISNPTITPYNTGLNGVNQPNNMLFTDILWWTLGGLGVLILLIRIGQLAWAKLRLVSAMNTKGRQQHFWKVKQWSWMPGLKRSLIYAPLWKKRHNREIQLSSAVNMGTLPSRLQAAVLLVYLGSNLAYMFVLDWQQANKYALCAEIRGRSGTLSVVNMIPLIIFAGRNNPLIGLLNISFDTYNLLHRWMGRMSVFEVLIHFIAWAVVQVADDGWEGVKHKILYDRFISSGTVGVVAMFVILVLSLSPVRHAFYESFLNTHIILALVAFICTWIHCVSATVHGGLPQIPWVLAIFILWGAERFARVIRLAYANRSSRGYTTATVEPMPGEACRVTMHLPRHIPVRPGQHAYLRFAGLKPWENHPFSIAWFEHTYSPSSLPTYSSSSSSSSEKHPPGTTPTSTTVSFIIGAHTGFTRQLYNTARASPLGALTLRAAFEGPYAGHHSFDSYGHVVLFAGATGITHQLSYIRHLINGCNDRTACTRRITLVWIVRDHEVLEWIHPYMEQILRLPNRQEILRIKIFVTRPKTAMGVNVLSTSGTVQKLPGRPNVVTLLAKEQDEQMGAMVVGVCGPGGLGDDVRGAVRGMQGLGTVVDFVEESFTW, from the coding sequence ATGCGTGGTCCCAGGATGGACCATCCTCGGCGCGGGATCGCTGATCCAGACCTCACTTTTCCCGAAGCACTACTTCAGCTACGAGACACAATACCAACAATCACCAATACCCAAGAAGTACCAATATCCAACCCTACCATCACCCCCTATAATACAGGTCTCAACGGCGTCAATCAGCCAAACAACATGCTCTTCACCGACATCCTATGGTGGACATTGGGCGGCTTGGGGGTACTGATACTGCTCATCAGGATAGGACAGTTGGCGTGGGCCAAGCTACGGCTGGTTTCGGCGATGAATACGAAGGGGAGGCAACAGCATTTCTGGAAGGTCAAGCAATGGAGTTGGATGCCCGGTCTGAAGAGGTCACTCATCTACGCCCCATtatggaagaagaggcacaACCGCGAGATCCAGCTCTCCAGCGCTGTCAACATGGGCACTCTCCCATCGAGACTCCAGGCAGCGGTCCTCCTCGTATATCTGGGTAGCAACCTCGCATACATGTTCGTCCTCGACTGGCAACAAGCAAACAAGTACGCCCTCTGTGCCGAAATTCGTGGCCGATCAGGAACCCTCTCCGTCGTCAACATGATCCCCCTGATCATCTTTGCCGGTCGCAACAACCCCCTTATTggccttctcaacatcagcTTCGACACctacaacctcctccaccgatGGATGGGTCGCATGTCCGTCTTCGAGGTCCTCATCCACTTCATCGCCTGGGCTGTCGTCCAAGTAGCCGACGACGGCTGGGAGGGTGTCAAGCACAAGATCCTCTACGACCGCTTCATCAGCTCTGGAACTGTCGGCGTCGTCGCTATgttcgtcatcctcgtcctctccctTTCGCCCGTCCGCCACGCCTTTTATGAGTCCTTTCTCAACACCCACATAATCCTCGCCCTCGTTGCCTTCATCTGCACCTGGATTCACTGTGTCTCCGCCACCGTCCACGGCGGTCTCCCCCAGATCCCCTGGGttctcgccatcttcatcctctggGGCGCCGAGCGCTTCGCCCGCGTCATCCGCCTCGCCTATGCCAACCGGTCGTCTAGGGGTTATACCACCGCGACGGTCGAGCCCATGCCCGGCGAGGCCTGCCGAGTGACGATGCACCTCCCACGGCACATCCCCGTCAGACCCGGCCAGCACGCCTATCTGCGTTTTGCCGGTCTCAAACCCTGGGAAAaccaccccttttccatcgcCTGGTTCGAGCATACAtactctccttcttccctccccacctactcctcttcttcttcatcctcctcagaaaAACACCCCCCGGGGacaacccccacctccaccaccgtcagcTTCATCATAGGCGCCCACACGGGCTTCACCCGCCAACTCTACAACACCGCCCGTGCCTCCCCCTTGGGAGCCCTCACCCTCCGAGCAGCCTTTGAAGGCCCCTACGCCGGCCACCACAGCTTCGACTCTTACGGGCACGTAGTCCTCTTTGCCGGCGCAACAGGAATCACCCACCAACTCTCCTACATCCGCCACCTGATCAACGGCTGCAACGACCGCACCGCCTGCACCCGTCGGATCACCCTCGTCTGGATCGTGCGCGACCACGAGGTGTTGGAGTGGATCCACCCCTACATGGAGCAGATCCTGCGCCTCCCCAACAGGCAAGAGATCCTCCGGATCAAGATCTTTGTGACGAGGCCAAAGACAGCGATGGGGGTTAATGTCCTGAGCACGAGCGGGACGGTGCAAAAGTTGCCGGGCAGGCCGAACGTGGTCACGCTGCTGGCTAAGGAGCAGGATGAGCAGATgggggcgatggtggttggggtttgCGGtccgggggggttgggggatgatgTTAGGGGTGCTGTTAGGGGGATGCAGGGGttggggacggtggtggatttTGTGGAGGAGAGCTTTACTTGGTAG